In Mytilus edulis chromosome 4, xbMytEdul2.2, whole genome shotgun sequence, the following proteins share a genomic window:
- the LOC139521496 gene encoding uncharacterized protein has product MGNGKTSLYEMWRMDGQKIRSVYDVLPTPTYLTMWKLIEEPSCKLCGKRENLEYVLSSCRTALKDGRYTWCHDQFLREIAAVLDTQNTKIEKGPKFINFIKGGKESSKSTYSKSSCILATANDREMQANVGGLTNFQNDILTTLRPDIVPWSRISRQVILVEPTVPWETRMEEAHERKLAKNQEIGNRHLREELEDIVFFSGGRL; this is encoded by the coding sequence ATGGGAAATGGCAAGACCAGTTTGTATGAGATGTGGAGAATGGACGGCCAGAAGATAAGATCAGTATACGACGTACTACCAACACCCACATACCTTACAATGTGGAAACTGATTGAAGAACCTAGTTGTAAGTTGTGCGGTAAGCGAGAAAACCTAGAATATGTTTTGTCGTCTTGCAGGACAGCTCTGAAGGATGGTCGATATACATGGTGTCATGACCAATTCCTTCGAGAAATAGCAGCAGTCTTGGACACACAGAATACTAAGATAGAGAAGGGGCCAAAATTCATCAACTTCATCAAAGGAGGTAAAGAGTCATCAAAAAGCACATACAGCAAATCCAGTTGTATTCTAGCAACAGCAAATGACAGGGAGATGCAAGCCAACGTTGGGGGACTGACCAACTTTCAAAACGACATTTTAACTACCCTCCGACCAGACATTGTACCGTGGTCCAGAATCAGCAGACAGGTCATTCTTGTAGAGCCAACGGTGCCATGGGAAACAAGAATGGAAGAAGCCCATGAGAGAAAGCTTGCCAAGAACCAGGAAATTGGTAATAGACATCTAAGAGAAGAATTGGAGGACATAGTATTTTTCAGTGGAGGTAGGCTGTAG